The genomic interval AACACGATAAGTTTTAAATCATACaacaaataaaagtaaatataccgtgtaaaatacaaatacaattgacCCGATCTGTGTTGTAAAACTAAACTGCACACATCAAGAGTACAAGCTAGTCGTGTGTACCCGTGTATGTGTATATTCgtttatttttaaacagtttCTCATTTGAACATAATGTgaatgtttcgtaaaatgcgAATGTATTATATGATActgatatatacaattttgtaaacaagaagatattatgttgatatttgtatttactttatttaaccGTGTCTCAGAAAGTTGTTATTTGGATGTTGTGGTAGTTATATCCCCCAATTCTTTGCATCGACAATTCCAATATGctgattgttttaatgttttatgccGTTTTAAACATACAGGAAAACAAATATTGTTAAGCTATGATTTTGCCATGTTTGAACTGCGTTAGGCTTTCTTAATTGCGTAGAAATTATCCGAGTATAAACcgtgtgaaataaaaaaaaaaacttaaaaattaattTTGCGGAAGCTTTATCTCGACATAAGCCCGACATAAATTAAACTTACGTTTTCAGTTAGCACAGCGGTAATACGCAGTGATTTACGGCAATGTAACCTGAAACAATATTTGCTGACAGAAAATAAGTGGTGATAGAGCTATTCTGCTATATACCTCAACTTTGATGCATCGTTTCTCTTTCTCGTATTTCTTTGCATATTTGaataacaatttcaaaatattcacGCACACACAAATTAAAGCAAGTTTTCAAAACTGGTTTTATAAACATTTCAACCCATAATGTGGTCTGAAACTTTGTTATGAAATTTAATTCTATACCTACGgttatgatattttatattttctgtcTTTTTTACAGGACACTGAAACTTGTCTATACCGAAACACAACAAAGTTGTTTTAATCAAAGTTATATTGCGTATCAAAATATCGTAGGACGACCTGTATTAGTGGCTttgaataaacaaaaaataaatgccaGTAATGTAGAAAAACAACTTGGAACTATTGTAGAATGGAGTATTTACTGACTCTTAAATTGGTTGGGTTGGGTTCACATTCTTTTTTCTGTGTGTGTTGgtgtgatttttttacagttgagATCCTATGCTTCGTACATaagtttcttattttaaatatcataatcagtttgtagtgacatctagctttatttaaactatttaaatcgAGTTTATTTCTTTGGTAACACCTCAGATATACTACGTCTAAATTTATAATGGGACTAATTGTAATAATCACACATGTTATTTTGTTCTCATTAAAACTTTATATCAATATAAGAATACAGCAAAAAAAGCGCGTGATTCTATCGGCTTATGACGTATGAAGTGCTAAGAGTGAGCTTATGTCAAAGGTTTTATTGAAATCATGCGTTGAAATGACATCTCCTCCTTAACTCCTAATCAGGCCATTTTTATGAAACGTCTTGGGAAGTATCATTAAGTGATTCTGTGCAAAAGTTATATAAATcctttcttatatttaaaaacgTATTTGTTCGTGTACGTCCCGAAATTTTATTGCTcatgattttgaaatatattggcGGCGATTATCACCAGATAATGCGGCGTTTCAAGCGCAGTATTCGTATCGCTTGCTTATAAGTCAAGATGGCAGTTGACGCTTGAAGTTTACGTATATTCAGTATATATGGACATAACTTTGTGTGAAAGATGGTATTTCGAAATGAATTGGAACAAATTATTGGCCTTTCAATTAGATATTTCACGCTTAGGAATTATTTCGCTCGCTTAACGGTCAATGTCGGAGAagattcgaatattcgaatgtaaTTAAGCGGTGGAAATCCATTTTCTTTGAATATATTTCTAATTATTTGAAGTGAAATATCTAAGTATTTTCTGACTGTATTGGTTTGAATTTTAACAAgaattaacaaataaacaatacattacatTGGTCAAATTTATCAATGGTGCAATATTGGGCCATCATTTTCtcttatttcaaaattcaaaattACGATTTAATAAAGAAAACAGGGTAAGTGCTGACGTCAGGAATATATTTGCCCTGCGTAATTTACGGAAAACGTTTGACCAGGTTAATTCGGCCTTTAAGCTTCGCTAAATACACGGAATTTGTTCATACATTTTACTGCATTGACTATGATGGCCATCTTACTATGACAGCCATTGTTTATGTTAACTGTAATCTGGCGTTATAAAGGTTTCCGCCCACGAGAACGATATTTCGTTTTCACTCTTCATCAGCAAGGTAAGTAATAAAAACAGATCTATGGAGAAAACACTCTATGATGAATGGAACTCAGCTGATggttttcttcttcttcttcttcccgTGAAGTGTAGGGCTCCCCCGGAACATCGACGCAGTGTGTACAAGGTCATTGTGAGGTAACACAAAACAAGTGCAAGATAAAACCAGATACAAAATGTGTTCGTGGTCTAATGCAGGGTGACCAGGCCTGATGTTTGTGAAGCCTTGCCAGGTTTACATTCTTACACAGGCTGTGACACAGTCAGTGCCTATTCAGGTCGTGGAAAAGTAGCTGCCTTTAAACATATGAAAGCAGTGGGCGGTTTTCAAGATACTTTCAAACAACTTGGTACCAATTGGAAACTGTCTGATGTATTATACAAAAGACTCGAGGAGTTTACCTGAATCCTCTATTCATCAAGAACGCCCACAATTGATGTTAATGAGCTAGGGTACCGCCTTTTGTGTGCCAGAAAGGGTGAAATTGAATCGTGGCAGTTACCACCCTGTGCAGCTTCCCTTAACATGCATTCCATGAGGGCAAACTACCAGTGTGCGATATGGAGACGTTGTCTTGAGCCAGATCCTTATATACCATCATAGGAAACGGTTGGtgtctcaatataaagaagtgaaactccagctgctggagcagtattgaattttcattaaaaacaattcttaaacaaggtttcttaaaaattaaaataaaaacacaataccgccaccagcctctgaaggctgaaaatataacaacatcgaagatatgcacggggatacacgctactgcatccacaaTGATTCTGATGACCGGGGTAATAAATACCTTGCTGTTGAATGGAATGATGTTCCAACTGCACCAGTTGCTGTTTTGGAAATGTTAATGTGCAGTTGCTTTCGGGAATGTAAATTGGAAACCTGTCCCTGTCTGAAATATAGACTGAAATGTACAATGATGTGTAAGCTAAAAATCAGCAAATCAGCAAGAAAATGATGAACTGTATACGTCAGACAAAGAAAGTGTTAAGACTGATGACTCAGATAGTGAAGCTGAATAAGTCTTTAACTGATCAGTAATAACAGATGGACATTGAAGTATATAATGATGATTAATGCATATACTTGAAGAACGCAGTACATCGTGACTTTAGTTACTGACAGTTCCAAGGCAGTGTTTAGCGCTCGTGCTCTGTCTTATTTGTCTGTGGGAGTAAATGagagtttgcttttttattttgaattttcatttttctgCTTCTTGGGTTGATATTCATATTTTATGTGGCATCTCCCGCGTCATTCTTCCTTCTTGTActtgttaaaacaaattaaacaatacagacaagtttaataaaatgtattgattttGTTCATTAAAAGTAAGCTCAGGTAATTGTATTTTGCACAAATATTGCCTACACGTGATATAAACAGGTACAAGTTCTTAAGTATGTTTACGGCATTAGAGGAATTAATGTCACTGTTTTGTTAACTTCCTGTTGTCGTAAATGAGTACACGAAATACGTTCCATTATTGGCTAAACTGTGTAGAATCACATAATTCTAATATTATAATagttttttgttttctaaattgaTATTCTGTGTACATATGTCAGTGCAGTGTGTTTCAGTTCATTGATTAAAGCTATATTTGTCTCAATATGTACACACACAtatgaaacaatcagtttcaatgggtcaaactaaaTCTTTCCACtagcaaaataatgttatttagctaatataattatgtttttttattatgtattgaaGACCAAAGTGTTTTGTACCATTTGATAACAAATCAAGTTGTACTGACTCGGTTTCTATGTGCTTTTTCTTGGTTTTGCATCCCCACAACTtaaattttttatgaaaattaagcaGATTGATGCCCCATCTTTAAAGGagaaacaagcgatgtgtttgtgaaacactatgaccccatatatatgacctttgaccttgaaggatgaccttgacctttcacctgcatgccaaatatcaagttgctagcttcaatattgcacaagtgtacattaaatgagcgactTTGACCCATATATTCGACCATTGTCCTTGAatgatgaccatgaccttgaccttttaccactcaaaatgtgcagcactatgagatacacgtgcatgccaaatatgaagttgctatctttaatattgcaaaagttatggcaaatgttaatgttggggcaaacaaacaaaccaacggacagggcaaaaacagtatgtcccccactatagtggtgggggatataaaaatacaaaaagctGCCAATAtcagactgttatcaaccatttttATGTGCTAAtggcatgcatcttccaagatatataggtgtagttttgccccccttactggtacaccccacctTAATTGTGGGTCCGTGAAGTGGATTGAGTCACATGTTTAAGGGTTGAACTGCATATTCTCTCTTCCACTGCTCTAATTTTCTCATTTCCTCTTGCATGATGTCTGTATCTTCAATCGTTCTGATCTCGCGATACAGAAGGCTGTCATCTGCGAAGAGGCGTGTAGTGGAGGCTACTCTTCCTAGCATGGCATTGGTGTACAACATAAATAGCAGGGTGACTTACATAGAGCCCTGGAGGACTACCGATATGACAGGTGCAGACAATGATGTGTGGCCTTCAACAATTACTTCCTGGTTTCACTTGCTGAGGAACCTTCAGTAGGTCCCATAGTGGTCCAGCTTGATGGCGAGTCGCTTGTGGAGTATCTTGTCGAAGGCTTTGCTAAAGTCTAGTAGCACAGCATCAATCTGATAACCATCTCCCAAGCTTGAGGCAATGTCTTGTAGGGTAAATACAAGCTGGCTTTCGCATGCACGTCTTTTTCTGAAGCCTTGCTTACTGTCACTAAGTATGCCATTGCTTCAGATGCGTCATGACCTGACTGTAGACGATATGCTTCATGGTTTTGCAACAGACTGAGGTCAGGGATATTAGTCTGTAATTTGAAGGAGCTGTGCGGTCGCTTTTCTTGAAGATTGGAGTAACAATAGCGTGCTTCCAGTCATCGGGTGCTCGACCATGGCTGAGGGAGGTTTGGAAAACTAGGGTCCGTGCAGGGGGATCTCACTGGCAAGTTCCTTTACGTATCTTGGTGGTAATCCGTCCGGTCCTTGTGTCTTATGGGGATTGAGTCCTAGCAAGAATGTTTTAATGCCATTTGTGGTGATATCGAAGGGTTCTACCGTGTGGTATTAAACTGAATCCATGGTTGTAGTTTTGGAGAAGTCTTCTTCAGTGAAGAAGCTGCTAAAATGTGAGTTTAGAATTTCAGCTTTGCTTTTGGGGTTACTATGACCGAAAGCGTTGCTTTTGGGGATTTGGACCCCGGAACTTTCACATCTTTTGCTGCTactgaaataatacattttctttgGATTTTTGTAACTGGTGACAGTGTCTCTCACAAAGTTGTTATATGCCTTCTTGCATTCCTGTTGTGTGTTATTTTGCAGCTGTTTATACTTGGTTATGTCCTCAGGTGTGCTGTTTAGTTGAGCCTTTCTGTAAGCTTTCTTTTTACTCCTTGAAAGGCGCTTTCTGAGAGACTTTCTGGCTACTTCTATAAACACAATGGCTCGATCACTGACTCCTGGCAGTGGCTTGCCGCGTGTTACAAGAGATTGCTTGTTTGTCATGAATAGGTCGattgtgtttttgtttcttgTTGGCAACGAGATGAGCCAGTTCAGAGCCAGTGCCATAGAAAAGGTCTAGAAAGATTTGGATTATATTATAACTGTAGTTTTAGGAGATGACGGTTTGGTTTTCCCATTCTATGTCGGACAGGTTCAAGTCTCCTGCAAACCAAATGTTAGAGTTTGGATGCTAGGTGTGTAGGCTATTCAGTGTATCACTCATCACTAGCATGTATTGTATATCACTGCTAGGAGACCAGTATAAGCTTGCAACAATTAGTTTTTGGTTTCCGCTGCTTTCTATACTTGCTGCAGTGAGTTCTATGCTTGTTTCGACTTGGAGATCATTTCCCGCTATGCTCTCTTTAGCAGCTATAAGGACTCCGCCATGTGGATCCTTATGTCGGTCTCTTCACGACAGAATATGGTAGCCCGCTGCTATAACCTCTCTCTCTCTCAAGTCTCACTTTCTATAATGATGTCGGAGTTGAGTTCTGAGAAAAGTAGCCAAAATGCTTTGAACTTTGACTCTTTATTTGAACACCTGGTGCTGTTTGCGCAGGCTATTTTTATGCGTCTACAAGGTGATGAGCTCATTTTCGGGGATCCTATTTATGTGTCAATGGATGACATGCTGCTGTTAGATTGGATAGTGGAAGCAAGTGATTCAGAGTATGGGTCACTGAATACGCTGAATTAGTGGTTTATTGCAATTGATGTTCCGAGTGAGATTGCGATTGATGTCTCAAACAGGATATAAGAGAAGTTAGGGACTCCGCAGCTAGCGCAGATCCAGCTAAGGTTTAAATCTCTATAAACATCGAGGGGCGTGTTGATGCATCTTGTATGGAACCAACAATTGCAATTATCACAGGCTATGCCACGCTTGACGGTGAGGCTACATACCCTGCATGGGAAGCGATAGATTGGTGCTGGGTTTAGATGGCAGTCACCTCAAAGCTGTATCCGAAATTTGGCTACGTCCGGATTTTGATACACTCGCCTGTTGGTTAAGCATAGGGAGACAAGTAATGCAGACATCAGCAAATGGTAGATATGGTCAGATAACTTTGGCTACAGATTAAACATTTTGTTACCTCATGTGTTGATACTAGGTTGTGGCTCATAGAGGAGGATCGGCGAATCGGTAAAAATTCGTAAACAGAAGAAATATGACAACCGGAAGTTGTTTTTGTATACACTTTGAAAGACAGAATACGTAAAAGTCAAATATCTTTGAAGTCTGTGACGATCGTTGTCAAATAAGTCTGGGTTGGGGTAGGTTAATCTGTATCTGTTGTCTATAGCTCAGATCCTTCATGCAGGTTGACCAATTTGGTGGAAAACGCAAATTGTTATTGATCCAATCAAACACACGTTTGTGCGCCTCACAGCGACCTTTACCTTGGCACTTTGACCCAAGTACACTGTACTTTTCAGATTTATGCATAATACTTATGCTATGATATCagttaattgaaaacaaaagaacCCACTGTTGTATGACTGAAATTCGTAAAtgattaattaaaaataagttaacTCTGATATTTTCATCGTGTATCTATGTCCATAAGTGAAATTTTTATTCAGCGAAATATATCAGATTTGCAAGTATGCAAgtgtttttgtaataataaatcaGGAACCAGAAACCGAATGTCGCTAATAGCATAGTTGTGTATAACCTTCGAAACCAGTCTGCACACCGAGTCACGTGAACAAACATTTCCCGCCGTTTAATAAATCCGTCACGTTTACTGCACCAAACTTGTAAACAAAGACAATGGCACCCCGAGATTACGCAGCAGAAAAGGGTAACCTGATAACATATTGATCAAAGTTTATTTGTTGCATATTGCCAAATATCATGCACCGTTGCAATAGCAACTTCTTGTTAGTATTGTCTACGTAAGTTCGTAGCTGTCaacttatttttgcaaaattctaTGTGATATTGTCTTTCTTTCATTGCAGAAAAGATCAAGACGTTTCTCCAGGAATACTATGTTGATGGGTCAGATGGTGGCAAAGACTTCGTCTATGGACAGCAGCTGGTATATTTATTATTCTTTAATGCTTTGATCTTGTATGAGAACATACAGTCAACTCGCCTGTAGGGGGTCATACCAATAGGGGGTCACTTTCGTGTACAGTCAGTGTATCTATTCTGTCACACCTTACGCTTTTTCGCTGCAAATTTCTCACGTGCGATAGACACATTTCTCTGTTTTCATATGATGAGAGACACTTTTTTTTATCGATAATTTAAGACTTACTTGAATTAAATCGAGCACGTGTAAGTAGGTAAAACCACGCGTGTAAACCTGCACCTGACGTGTCCGTTTGCGATAGCAGAGAAACTATTCCGAATCGCATATCTATTTTTAGATGTGTGCTCTCGGGGGTCATCTCAAAATGATTTTTGACTGTCACTTTGAGCAGATTTTTGTACAAAAAGGTATCGAGACATTGTTACAAAATATGGgatgtaaataaaaaacacgattaattaataattttacaattttatttctagcAAATCAACtgcctgttgaaataacactttCAATGCTGGATATTTTTTGCGTGTCTTATCAACAATGTGTTTCAAAGATAACACACACATTCGTGTAGTTGAATCTTTGTTACAAACTGTCTCAAATCATTTTGGCTATTTTGGAAGGCTGAGCTAATTGGATGCAAGTGCTTAAATCCAGTCCATAGACACATTAATTCCAAATCTTGAAATGCAGCATTGAAaggtttaaaatcaataacaaaataaaaatatataaaaatatataattaacaaacaagacaTAAAGGACTAGCATATTCATTgagtatattattacatattttgtggGGGAAAAAATGAAGTTCGGTGTCAACTTGTTACCAAACAATACATTTGGAATGTCCTAAATTCAATGAGGTTGCAGAAAAAAATGGAACTTTGATAGAGAAGGAAGAAATTGATttggtagggtagaaatcattatgataaaaggagaaattgctaaaatgagtaaatatt from Dreissena polymorpha isolate Duluth1 chromosome 1, UMN_Dpol_1.0, whole genome shotgun sequence carries:
- the LOC127866083 gene encoding uncharacterized protein LOC127866083, coding for MTNKQSLVTRGKPLPGVSDRAIVFIEVARKSLRKRLSRSKKKAYRKAQLNSTPEDITKYKQLQNNTQQECKKAYNNFVRDTVTSYKNPKKILGDGYQIDAVLLDFSKAFDKILHKRLAIKLDHYGTY